One genomic window of Arthrobacter caoxuetaonis includes the following:
- the rsmG gene encoding 16S rRNA (guanine(527)-N(7))-methyltransferase RsmG, with the protein MVEITPAEHAAAVKVFGSRLPLAERYVEHLATSGMERGLLGPREVPRLWSRHVLNCAVVADLIPDSSRVADVGSGAGLPGLCLAIARPDLVMTLIEPLERRVTWLNEVVDDLGLQNVEVIRGRAEQVVGKVEVDVVTARAVSALTGLAGLTIPLLQGSGVVLAIKGRSAAEEIEKAAKQIRRLGGKETSVVTAGEDVLEEHTTVVRIVV; encoded by the coding sequence GTGGTTGAAATTACGCCCGCCGAGCATGCTGCTGCGGTCAAGGTCTTCGGATCCCGCCTCCCGCTGGCAGAGCGCTATGTGGAGCATTTGGCTACTTCCGGCATGGAGCGCGGATTGCTCGGGCCGCGTGAAGTTCCGCGGTTGTGGAGCAGGCATGTGCTCAATTGCGCTGTCGTAGCTGATCTGATTCCCGACTCCAGCAGGGTGGCCGATGTTGGTTCAGGTGCCGGGCTGCCCGGGCTGTGCCTGGCTATCGCCCGGCCTGATCTGGTGATGACTCTGATCGAGCCCCTTGAGCGCAGGGTGACCTGGCTGAACGAGGTTGTTGACGATCTGGGGCTTCAGAACGTGGAGGTTATCCGCGGCCGGGCTGAACAGGTAGTCGGCAAGGTGGAGGTAGACGTAGTCACCGCCCGAGCCGTCTCCGCCCTCACCGGACTGGCCGGCCTGACGATTCCGCTCCTGCAGGGTTCCGGGGTAGTGCTGGCCATCAAGGGGCGCAGCGCCGCGGAGGAAATCGAAAAGGCTGCCAAGCAGATTCGCCGGCTTGGCGGCAAGGAGACATCCGTCGTCACCGCCGGCGAGGATGTGCTTGAGGAGCACACGACCGTAGTCCGCATTGTTGTCTAG
- a CDS encoding ParA family protein → MSVRDSAAKRIPPFAALGSAFSSPFSRNQPEEVVEPKLDLPVSRETGHAVATLSAGASYVPVPETSEGGVAGQAVYPSESVDVMDLMDESTPLARELASENRRRERLRGRVLPRPAETRIMTVSNQKGGVGKTTTTVNLAAALATAGLNVLVIDIDPQGNASTALGIDHRADVESIYDVLIDDLPLGKVVAQCPDIQNLICAPATIHLAGAEIELVSLVAREQRLRRAIEVYAKERKNAGEERLDYIFIDCPPSLGLLTVNAFVAAKEVLIPIQCEYYALEGLSQLLKNIEMIQKHLNADLVVSTILLTMYDGRTNLAAQVAAEVREHFPQQVLAAVVPRSVRISEAPSYQQTVMTYDPSSTGALSYLEAAAEIAQRSV, encoded by the coding sequence GTGAGTGTGCGCGATTCTGCCGCAAAACGAATTCCCCCCTTTGCTGCGCTGGGTTCTGCCTTCTCATCGCCTTTTTCGAGGAATCAACCTGAAGAGGTTGTAGAACCAAAGCTTGACTTGCCTGTTTCACGTGAAACGGGACATGCTGTTGCAACACTGTCTGCCGGCGCATCGTATGTGCCTGTTCCCGAGACCAGCGAAGGTGGTGTAGCCGGCCAGGCGGTTTATCCGTCAGAGTCGGTAGACGTTATGGATCTGATGGACGAAAGCACACCACTGGCCCGCGAACTTGCCAGTGAGAACCGGCGCCGCGAGAGGCTCCGGGGCAGGGTCCTGCCGCGGCCTGCCGAGACCCGGATCATGACCGTGAGCAACCAAAAGGGCGGCGTCGGGAAGACGACGACCACAGTAAACCTTGCCGCCGCTCTGGCCACGGCCGGCCTCAACGTCCTGGTGATCGATATCGATCCGCAGGGAAACGCTTCTACTGCCCTCGGGATCGACCACAGGGCAGACGTGGAGAGCATCTACGACGTCCTCATCGATGATTTGCCCCTGGGTAAGGTTGTGGCGCAGTGCCCCGACATCCAGAACCTGATCTGTGCTCCTGCGACAATCCACCTTGCGGGTGCGGAAATCGAGCTGGTCTCCCTCGTAGCGCGTGAGCAGAGACTGCGGCGTGCCATTGAGGTTTACGCCAAGGAACGCAAGAACGCCGGCGAAGAGCGGCTGGACTACATCTTCATTGACTGCCCGCCGAGCCTGGGACTGCTCACCGTCAACGCTTTTGTTGCGGCGAAGGAAGTCCTCATTCCCATTCAGTGCGAGTACTACGCATTGGAGGGCTTGAGCCAGCTTCTGAAGAACATTGAGATGATCCAAAAGCACTTGAACGCTGATCTGGTTGTTTCAACGATCCTGCTCACTATGTATGACGGCCGGACCAACCTGGCTGCACAGGTTGCAGCTGAGGTCCGCGAACACTTCCCACAGCAGGTCCTGGCCGCTGTCGTGCCCCGTTCGGTGAGGATTTCTGAGGCGCCGAGCTACCAGCAGACCGTCATGACGTACGATCCGTCGTCGACAGGTGCCCTTTCCTACCTGGAAGCTGCTGCCGAGATCGCCCAGCGATCCGTCTAG